A stretch of DNA from Gimesia chilikensis:
CTCATCACTCGACTGACCGAAGCTGGACCATCCACCACGGCGACGTTAACAAAGTTTTGCCGACTCTTCCACCTGTCACGTTCGATGGTACTTTTTTCGATCCACCGTATGGCCTCAACTTCATGGGGGAAGAATGGGACGGAACTCTCCCGCCCGTAAGCGTACTCGAAGGTCTGCTGCGACTCTGCAAACCGGGTGCTTATTTGCTCGCCTTTGGCCATCCAAGGACCTTTCACCGACTCGTCTGCAATATAGAAGATGCCGGTTGGGAGATTCGAGACACGCTCTGTTGGCTCTACGGAGATGGATTCCCCAAAGGGAAAAACATTGGGCAGACTCTCGGTGAACGGTGGGGCAACTACCACACGTTGCTGAAGCCAGCATGGGAGCCAATCATTCTGGCAATGAAGCCAGTCGATGGCAAGTTCGTAAAGAACGCCACGAACCATGGCTGCGGTGGGCTCAACATCGGAGACTGTCGAATTGGGACAACATGTTACACGAAGCGAAGTCATCAGGCTCCATCTCCAATGCTTGCAGACGGTACTGATAAGGGTAGGCATCCCGCAAATCTCATCCTCAATGAACGAGCCGCAGCGTTGCTGGATGAACAATACGGAACTTCTCGCTCCCGTC
This window harbors:
- a CDS encoding DNA methyltransferase, which produces MPTLPPVTFDGTFFDPPYGLNFMGEEWDGTLPPVSVLEGLLRLCKPGAYLLAFGHPRTFHRLVCNIEDAGWEIRDTLCWLYGDGFPKGKNIGQTLGERWGNYHTLLKPAWEPIILAMKPVDGKFVKNATNHGCGGLNIGDCRIGTTCYTKRSHQAPSPMLADGTDKGRHPANLILNERAAALLDEQYGTSRSRRSRRRKAGSNVGNGKTLKAFRSRMDVVEGYGDEGGASRFFYCAKANRKERKGNAHPTVKPLALCEYLARLIIQPKRETPRRLLVPFSGSGSEMIGALSAGWDHLTGIEKDDQFVATARQRLFKAKDEYTRPA